The Juglans microcarpa x Juglans regia isolate MS1-56 chromosome 8S, Jm3101_v1.0, whole genome shotgun sequence genome has a window encoding:
- the LOC121244926 gene encoding replication factor C subunit 2 isoform X3 yields MMLSYDPPGKGKTTDHHRACHRPPWLFGPELYKSRVLELNASDDRGINVVRTKIKDFAAVAVGSGQRQGGYPCPPFKIIILDEADSMTEDAQNALRRTMETYSKVTRFFFICNYISRIIEPLASRCAKFRFKPLSEEIMSSRILHICKEERLNLDAEALSTLSSISQGDLRRAITYLQSAARLFGSSISSKDLISVSGVIPQEIVKAFLVTCKSGNFDVANKEVNDIIAEGYPVSQMLYQLLELVVEADDVSDEQKARICKKLAEADKCLVDGADEYLQLLDVASNTMRALCNMPQEFSYEC; encoded by the exons GCCTGAGCTCTACAAGTCTAGGGTGCTGGAGCTGAATGCGAGTGATGACCGTGGCATCAACGTTGTTAGAACAAAGATCAAAGATTTTGCTGCTGTGGCTGTTGGTTCTGGTCAGCGTCAAGG AGGTTATCCATGTCCACCATTCAAGATCATCATTCTAGATGAGGCAGATTCTATGACCGAAGATGCTCAG AATGCCCTGAGGCGTACTATGGAAACTTACTCCAAAgttacaagattttttttcatctgtAATTACATCAGCAG GATCATAGAACCACTTGCTTCAAGGTGTGCAAAGTTCAGGTTCAAACCACTTTCAGAAGAAATCATGAGCAGTCgaatattgcatatttgcaAAGAAGAACGTCTCAATCTGGATGCTGAG GCTCTTTCAACCTTGAGTTCTATTTCACAAGGTGATCTTCGTCGGGCTATTACGTACTTACAG TCAGCTGCGCGATTATTTGGATCATCCATTTCTTCGAAGGATCTGATTAGTGTGTCTGGG GTCATTCCACAAGAGATTGTCAAGGCATTCCTTGTAACTTGTAAAAGCGGTAACTTTGATGTGGCAAACAAGgaagtcaatgatataattgcaGAGGGATATCCGGTCTCTCAGATGCTTTACCAG TTACTTGAGCTGGTTGTTGAGGCAGATGACGTATCAGATGAACAGAAGGCCAGAATTTGCAAGAAATTGGCTGAAGCAGATAAG TGTCTCGTTGATGGTGCAGACGAGTACCTGCAGCTGCTGGATGTAGCTAGCAATACAATGCGAGCTCTTTGTAACATGCCGCAAGAATTTTCTTACGAGTGCTAG
- the LOC121244926 gene encoding replication factor C subunit 2 isoform X4, with translation MPELYKSRVLELNASDDRGINVVRTKIKDFAAVAVGSGQRQGGYPCPPFKIIILDEADSMTEDAQNALRRTMETYSKVTRFFFICNYISRIIEPLASRCAKFRFKPLSEEIMSSRILHICKEERLNLDAEALSTLSSISQGDLRRAITYLQSAARLFGSSISSKDLISVSGVIPQEIVKAFLVTCKSGNFDVANKEVNDIIAEGYPVSQMLYQLLELVVEADDVSDEQKARICKKLAEADKCLVDGADEYLQLLDVASNTMRALCNMPQEFSYEC, from the exons GCCTGAGCTCTACAAGTCTAGGGTGCTGGAGCTGAATGCGAGTGATGACCGTGGCATCAACGTTGTTAGAACAAAGATCAAAGATTTTGCTGCTGTGGCTGTTGGTTCTGGTCAGCGTCAAGG AGGTTATCCATGTCCACCATTCAAGATCATCATTCTAGATGAGGCAGATTCTATGACCGAAGATGCTCAG AATGCCCTGAGGCGTACTATGGAAACTTACTCCAAAgttacaagattttttttcatctgtAATTACATCAGCAG GATCATAGAACCACTTGCTTCAAGGTGTGCAAAGTTCAGGTTCAAACCACTTTCAGAAGAAATCATGAGCAGTCgaatattgcatatttgcaAAGAAGAACGTCTCAATCTGGATGCTGAG GCTCTTTCAACCTTGAGTTCTATTTCACAAGGTGATCTTCGTCGGGCTATTACGTACTTACAG TCAGCTGCGCGATTATTTGGATCATCCATTTCTTCGAAGGATCTGATTAGTGTGTCTGGG GTCATTCCACAAGAGATTGTCAAGGCATTCCTTGTAACTTGTAAAAGCGGTAACTTTGATGTGGCAAACAAGgaagtcaatgatataattgcaGAGGGATATCCGGTCTCTCAGATGCTTTACCAG TTACTTGAGCTGGTTGTTGAGGCAGATGACGTATCAGATGAACAGAAGGCCAGAATTTGCAAGAAATTGGCTGAAGCAGATAAG TGTCTCGTTGATGGTGCAGACGAGTACCTGCAGCTGCTGGATGTAGCTAGCAATACAATGCGAGCTCTTTGTAACATGCCGCAAGAATTTTCTTACGAGTGCTAG